Proteins from a genomic interval of Xanthomonas sp. AM6:
- the arr gene encoding NAD(+)--rifampin ADP-ribosyltransferase, protein MDAQTYYHGTKADLKLDELIEPGYASNYGQRKQASFVYLTATLDAAIWGAELAIGAGRGRIYVVEPTGPIEDDPNLTDQRFPGNPTKSYRTRAPLRVRGEVTQWQGHSAERLKEMRDYLEHLKRQGIEAIE, encoded by the coding sequence ATGGATGCACAGACCTACTACCACGGCACCAAGGCCGATCTGAAGCTGGACGAGCTGATCGAGCCCGGTTACGCCTCCAACTATGGCCAGAGGAAGCAGGCCAGCTTCGTTTATCTGACCGCCACATTGGATGCGGCGATCTGGGGCGCGGAACTCGCCATTGGCGCCGGACGCGGCAGGATCTACGTCGTCGAACCCACGGGCCCCATCGAAGACGATCCGAACCTCACCGACCAGCGGTTCCCTGGAAACCCCACGAAGTCATACCGCACCCGGGCGCCGCTGCGCGTGCGGGGCGAAGTGACGCAATGGCAGGGCCACTCTGCCGAACGGCTGAAGGAGATGCGGGATTATCTCGAGCACCTCAAGCGACAGGGCATCGAGGCGATCGAATAG
- a CDS encoding MarR family winged helix-turn-helix transcriptional regulator: MKNASKPQGCTNLRLRQLSRMVARRYDTHVASLGLKNTQYALLRHVVQLGPIRPGDLAKRMQMDASTLTRNLQPMVAKGWVKVGVGENARSRLIEATEAGRALETEGRRGWKAAQEALNARLGIERVNALHQLLDECMQCLDDGAERADGA, from the coding sequence ATGAAGAACGCAAGCAAGCCCCAGGGCTGCACCAACCTGAGACTGCGCCAGCTCAGCCGCATGGTGGCGCGCCGTTACGATACGCATGTCGCAAGCCTCGGATTGAAGAACACGCAGTACGCGTTGCTCCGGCACGTGGTCCAGTTGGGGCCCATCCGGCCGGGCGACCTGGCCAAGCGCATGCAGATGGACGCCTCGACCCTGACGCGCAACCTGCAACCCATGGTCGCCAAGGGCTGGGTGAAAGTGGGAGTCGGCGAAAATGCGCGCAGTCGTCTCATCGAAGCCACCGAGGCGGGGCGGGCGCTGGAAACCGAGGGGCGCCGCGGCTGGAAGGCGGCGCAGGAGGCGCTCAATGCCCGGCTGGGCATTGAGCGCGTGAACGCGCTCCACCAGTTGCTGGACGAGTGCATGCAGTGCCTGGACGATGGCGCCGAGCGCGCGGACGGCGCCTAG
- a CDS encoding PaaI family thioesterase, whose product MDASQTIARWEADERDIRARLSDADAGSHGGIAGRSGMAVLEAIFAGELPPAPIGITLDFVPIHIEPGIAVFQGRPLKRHYNPLGTVHGGWYATLLDSAVGCAVHSTLPAGKGYTTLELKVNMVRPLTDRVPLVRATGKIVHAGRQVATAEGQIVGPDGKLYAHATTTCLIFDHPAAM is encoded by the coding sequence ATGGACGCATCTCAGACCATCGCCCGTTGGGAAGCGGATGAACGCGACATTCGCGCCCGCCTGAGCGACGCCGATGCCGGATCGCACGGCGGAATCGCCGGCCGGTCGGGCATGGCGGTGCTCGAGGCGATCTTTGCCGGCGAGCTGCCGCCCGCCCCCATCGGCATCACCCTCGACTTCGTTCCGATTCACATCGAGCCGGGCATCGCGGTGTTCCAGGGGCGGCCGCTGAAGCGCCATTACAACCCCTTGGGAACGGTGCACGGCGGCTGGTATGCAACTCTTCTCGATTCGGCGGTGGGCTGCGCCGTGCATTCGACGCTCCCCGCCGGGAAGGGCTACACCACGCTGGAGCTCAAGGTGAACATGGTGCGGCCCCTGACCGACCGGGTGCCGCTGGTTCGCGCCACGGGCAAAATCGTGCACGCGGGACGCCAGGTCGCGACGGCAGAAGGCCAGATTGTCGGTCCGGACGGCAAGCTCTATGCGCACGCGACCACGACGTGCCTGATCTTCGATCATCCTGCCGCGATGTGA
- a CDS encoding YbhB/YbcL family Raf kinase inhibitor-like protein yields MRRILSVALLGLLVGHAHAQQGDGTDVPAQVHTFKPDKVDATPRQIAGLKVPAGFQVKAFATGLKNARIIAVAPGGNIYVSRRDQGDVLLLKDANDDGKLDAPPKVVANRSGAHGLAIRDGQLYLVTVKELFVAPILNDGTLGPLKLLVGDLPDGGQHPNRTMAFGPDGMLYLSIGSTCNACNETNPEHATLLRVSPDGKSRTIFASGLRNTIGFDWDPSTGELWGVDQGIDFLGDEVQPEELNHIVKGKQYGWPHIWGKDGINPQSTPPGGMTKQQWAAISEPMVLGYTAHAAAMQFHFYRGASFPADYRGDAFITFRGSWNRKPASGYEVVRLKFENGKPVAFEPFVTGFLTEGGTKHFARPVGLAETASGALLVSDDANGVIYRISAKGASTRSAEAKQPNEAPAASLEKQVNQGNGVPLALARSETNGKGTLAVTAPAFASGAAMDKRFSDYADGVSPALSWKAVANAKSYVVIVEDPDAKPITPFVHWVAWNIPAKVTQLPEGLQEQMRLTEPDGMLQGATSRGSVGYYGPHPPVGDPPHHYHFQILALDTMLDVKPGATRDEVLAAASGHVLATGETVGTYAQAVAPLK; encoded by the coding sequence ATGCGCCGCATCTTGTCCGTAGCACTGCTCGGGTTGTTGGTAGGTCACGCGCACGCGCAGCAGGGGGACGGCACCGACGTGCCGGCGCAGGTGCACACGTTCAAGCCCGACAAGGTGGATGCCACGCCCAGGCAAATCGCGGGGCTGAAGGTTCCGGCAGGCTTTCAAGTAAAGGCTTTCGCTACCGGGCTGAAGAACGCCCGCATCATCGCGGTGGCGCCGGGCGGCAACATCTACGTCTCCCGGCGCGATCAGGGCGACGTCCTGCTGCTGAAGGATGCCAACGACGACGGCAAGCTCGACGCGCCACCCAAGGTCGTGGCCAATCGATCCGGTGCGCATGGATTGGCGATCCGTGACGGCCAGCTTTACCTGGTCACGGTCAAGGAACTGTTCGTCGCCCCGATCCTGAACGACGGAACCCTTGGGCCGCTCAAGTTGCTGGTCGGCGACCTGCCCGATGGCGGGCAGCATCCGAACCGGACGATGGCGTTCGGTCCCGATGGCATGCTCTATCTGAGCATCGGCTCGACCTGCAACGCGTGCAACGAAACCAATCCTGAGCACGCGACGCTGCTGCGCGTGTCCCCGGATGGCAAGTCCCGCACCATCTTCGCCAGCGGCCTGCGCAACACCATCGGCTTCGACTGGGATCCGAGCACTGGTGAGTTGTGGGGCGTGGACCAGGGCATCGATTTCCTGGGCGACGAGGTCCAGCCCGAGGAACTCAACCACATCGTCAAGGGCAAGCAATACGGCTGGCCTCATATCTGGGGCAAGGACGGGATCAATCCACAGAGCACGCCGCCGGGCGGGATGACGAAGCAGCAGTGGGCGGCCATCAGCGAGCCGATGGTCCTGGGCTACACGGCTCATGCCGCCGCCATGCAGTTCCACTTCTATCGTGGCGCGTCCTTCCCGGCCGATTACAGGGGCGATGCGTTCATCACCTTCCGCGGGTCGTGGAACCGCAAGCCGGCGTCCGGCTACGAGGTGGTCCGGCTGAAGTTCGAGAACGGCAAGCCCGTCGCTTTCGAACCGTTCGTCACTGGCTTCCTGACCGAGGGCGGCACGAAGCACTTCGCGCGTCCCGTGGGTCTGGCGGAAACGGCCAGCGGTGCGCTCTTGGTCTCGGACGATGCCAATGGCGTCATCTATCGCATCTCGGCCAAGGGCGCCTCGACGCGGTCTGCCGAAGCAAAGCAGCCCAACGAAGCGCCGGCAGCGTCGCTTGAGAAGCAGGTCAACCAGGGCAATGGCGTGCCGCTTGCGCTGGCTCGCTCCGAGACCAACGGCAAGGGAACCCTCGCCGTGACTGCGCCTGCATTTGCCAGTGGCGCTGCGATGGACAAGCGCTTCAGCGACTACGCCGACGGCGTCTCGCCGGCGTTGTCCTGGAAGGCGGTCGCCAACGCCAAGTCCTACGTCGTGATCGTGGAAGATCCCGACGCCAAACCCATCACGCCGTTCGTCCATTGGGTTGCGTGGAACATTCCCGCCAAGGTCACCCAACTGCCCGAAGGCCTGCAGGAGCAAATGCGCCTGACCGAGCCCGACGGCATGCTCCAGGGCGCGACGAGCCGCGGTTCGGTCGGCTACTACGGGCCGCATCCGCCGGTGGGCGACCCTCCGCACCACTATCACTTCCAGATCCTTGCACTCGACACGATGCTGGACGTCAAGCCTGGTGCGACCCGAGACGAGGTGCTTGCCGCGGCTTCGGGCCACGTCCTGGCAACGGGCGAAACGGTCGGCACTTACGCGCAAGCTGTGGCTCCACTGAAGTGA
- the traD gene encoding conjugal transfer protein TraD, whose product MGAGNLRCSQGCPPFQQPSEGIQRATERLAQLHAKEFLASQRQAARAKEQQRREETKRRIRVAELVFLAGAEALEDAELVGTLLRHVESRDDHDIRNQARSRGASRLTMADGEDSQVRH is encoded by the coding sequence ATGGGAGCCGGGAACTTGCGCTGCAGCCAAGGCTGCCCACCGTTCCAGCAGCCAAGCGAGGGAATCCAGCGAGCCACAGAACGACTGGCCCAGCTGCATGCGAAGGAGTTTTTAGCCAGTCAGCGCCAAGCGGCGAGAGCGAAGGAACAACAGCGCCGCGAAGAAACCAAGCGACGCATACGAGTCGCAGAGCTTGTGTTCCTGGCTGGCGCAGAAGCGCTAGAAGACGCTGAGTTGGTCGGCACGCTGTTGAGGCATGTGGAAAGCCGCGACGATCACGACATCCGCAACCAAGCACGTTCGCGCGGCGCCTCGCGGCTGACAATGGCAGACGGAGAAGACAGCCAAGTCAGGCACTGA